The following are encoded together in the Lathyrus oleraceus cultivar Zhongwan6 chromosome 3, CAAS_Psat_ZW6_1.0, whole genome shotgun sequence genome:
- the LOC127128909 gene encoding uncharacterized protein LOC127128909, translating into MSLVTEEIKSKSEVYHGDELGQVKSKELLAEICLPNGLLPLKDIIEVGYNRETGFVWLKQKNSITHKFEKIGKPVIYATEVTAYVEKGKIMKLSGVKTKELFIWVSLSDIYVDDPPTGKITFKTPSGLSRSFPVSAFEVEENVKEV; encoded by the coding sequence ATGTCGTTGGTAACAGAAGAAATCAAGTCGAAATCAGAGGTTTACCATGGAGACGAACTAGGGCAAGTGAAATCCAAAGAGCTTCTTGCTGAGATTTGTCTCCCCAATGGTTTGTTACCATTGAAAGACATCATTGAAGTTGGTTACAACAGAGAAACAGGTTTTGTTTGGTTGAAACAGAAGAATAGCATAACACACAAGTTTGAAAAGATTGGAAAACCTGTTATTTATGCTACTGAAGTTACTGCTTATGTTGAGAAAGGTAAGATTATGAAACTGAGTGGTGTTAAAACCAAAGAGCTTTTTATTTGGGTTTCACTGAGTGATATTTATGTTGATGATCCACCTACTGGGAAAATCACTTTCAAAACACCTTCTGGACTTTCTAGAAGTTTCCCTGTTTCTGCttttgaagttgaagaaaatgtgaaagaggTTTAG